One Catharus ustulatus isolate bCatUst1 chromosome 2, bCatUst1.pri.v2, whole genome shotgun sequence genomic window carries:
- the CD4 gene encoding T-cell surface glycoprotein CD4, giving the protein MESCGKAVSCVPAAFLLLHLGLISSMAHQHEFQTGLAGGEVTLNCTGILPDSKLPRDTVVHWKYYDTPLWYMEKGRSWKKPAFNADRFVIKMQYKQLWVRNLKLSDAGIYTCEYGTHKVRTSLHIFKLMISLDGHFLQNEVPELILMQNSSSPLLDLRITLFDSNNNTVMPELQNKSRQKYIMNLKKLEAVDSGTWVCQVHSDSPLIDQNIPFAVKVLGFQNPNLERKYATVDSSVILSWHLNTQKIKWKEGFTGQLNWKQQESANPHELLDFNVTAQGQLHETKKSSNFLFEIPERKPESTIEVKLPKVHFNHSGQYQCQLEYQGRHAQSKIELVVMKVSAKPVGPLSRGANMTLTCQVSGPLQPNAYLRWERVNGTKMDIKNSKHNEVKLEVNISVAGLWSCHLIEDSDRKISLHYHVEEAAVWTNYVIIGASVGGSLLVFALGCLCIISNISWQRRRQRAKRMAQARQHLLENKTCQCQHRLKK; this is encoded by the exons ATGGAGTCGTGCGGCAAAGCCGTGAGCTGCGTGCCTGCCGCCTTCTTGCTTCTGCATCTAG GTCTGATCTCCAGTATGGCTCACCAACACGAATTCCAGACTGGGCTCGCAGGAGGGGAGGTGACCCTAAACTGCACAGGCATACTTCCTGACTCAAAATTACCCCGGGACACAGTTGTGCACTGGAAGTACTATGATACTCCTTTATGGTATATGGAAAAGGGTAGATCTTGGAAAA AACCAGCTTTCAATGCTGATCGATTTGTCATCAAGATGCAATATAAACAGCTGTGGGTGCGGAATTTGAAGCTCTCCGATGCTGGCATCTACACCTGTGAATATGGCACTCACAAAGTCCGCACCTCACTGCACATCTTTAAAT tgaTGATCTCTTTGGATGGgcattttctgcaaaatgaaGTCCCTGAGCtgattttaatgcaaaattcaTCCAGTCCTCTACTCGATCTCAGAATCACATTGTTTGACAGTAACAATAACACAGTAATGCCAGAATTACAAAACAAGAGCCGTCAAAAATACATAATGAATTTAAAGAAACTAGAGGCTGTGGACAGCGGGACCTGGGTGTGTCAGGTCCATTCAGACTCTCCATTGATTGATCAGAACATCCCCTTTGCTGTGAAGGTATTAG GTTTTCAGAATCCAAATTTGGAAAGAAAGTATGCAACTGTTGATAGCAGTGTCATCTTGTCATGGCATCTGAACACCCAGAAGATAAAATGGAAAGAGGGTTTCACAGGACAGCTGAATTGGAAACAACAGGAAAGTGCAAACCCTCAtgagctgcttgatttcaatGTCACAGCACAAGGACAGCTGCATGAGaccaaaaaaagcagcaactttCTGTTTGAGATACctgaaagaaaacctgaaagTACCATAGAAGTGAAGCTTCCCAAAGTGCATTTCAACCATTCTGGCCAGTATCAGTGCCAACTGGAGTACCAAGGAAGACATGCACAGAGCAAGATAGAGCTGGTGGTGATGAAAG TCTCAGCTAAGCCTGTTGGGCCACTCTCCAGGGGGGCCAATATGACCCTGACCTGCCAAGTCTCTGGACCGCTCCAACCCAATGCGTACTTGCGCTGGGAACGTGTGAATGGGACTAAGATGGACATTAAGAACTCAAAGCACAATGAAGTAAAGTTGGAGGTGAACATCAGTGTtgcagggctgtggagctgTCACCTCATAGAAGACAGTGACAGAAAGATCAGCCTTCATTACCACGTGG AGGAAGCTGCTGTTTGGACTAACTATGTGATAATTGGAGCAAGTGTTGGAGGCAGTTTATTGGTGTTTGCCCTTGGGTGCCTGTGCATCATCAGTAATATAAGCTGGCAGCGAAGACGG CAACGGGCAAAAAGAATGGCACAAGCAAGACAACACTTGCTGGAAAACAAGACATGTCAGTGTCAACA CCGACTGAAGAAGTAA
- the GPR162 gene encoding probable G-protein coupled receptor 162, protein MGDSESESTLHNNSLWWLACGMLALLANSWIILSITAKQQKHKPLELLLCFLAGTHILMAAVPLTTYAVVQLRRESSDYDWNESICKVFVSTYYTLALATCFTVASLSYHRMWMVRWPVNYRLSNAKKQALHAVMGIWMVSFILSTLPSIGWHNNGERYYARGCQFIVSKIGLGFGVCFSLLLLGGIVMGLVCVGITFYQTLWAHRRRRRCHHQRAEEASSCSSSAHTTFNVPAIVVEDVRGKRRSSLDGSESAKTSLQMTNLISAIVFLYDTLTGVPILVVSFFSLRYDTAPTWMVLAVLWCSMVQTLLLPSFIWSCERYRADLRTVWEQCVAIMSEEDTEDDGVCDDYGDGRICKVRFDANGTAAAKRDSRDIKLLPMHHMLLPQDKVHYLQVPISRRMSHDETNIFSAHRSAPSFLHKWSSSDDIRISTPRKPGGPGFLPPQLHDYQHRRRPPEDELTTLRQFLEGGLLPRGSSSSACFFRDEITTFIDETPQPTPACSPRHSRLLLASRRDRRLSLGSREEENSDRPRRCSVLGNEVWHLQDGEQAPCERTLEACEPQTFQDPKL, encoded by the exons ATGGGGGACTCTGAATCAGAGTCCACCTTGCACAACAACTCACTGTGGTGGCTGGCGTGTGGGATGTTAGCTCTGTTGGCCAACTCTTGGATTATCCTCAGCATCACGGCCAAACAACAGAAACACAAGCCTCTGGAGCTGTTGCTGTGCTTCCTTGCTGGCACGCACATCCTTATGGCAGCAGTACCCCTCACCACCTATGCTGTGGTGCAGCTGCGGCGCGAGTCCTCTGACTACGACTGGAATGAAAGCATCTGCAAGGTCTTTGTCTCCACGTACTACACCCTGGCACTGGCCACCTGCTTCACTGTGGCCTCCCTTTCCTACCACCGTATGTGGATGGTGAGGTGGCCGGTCAACTACCGCCTGAGCAACGCCAAGAAGCAGGCTCTGCACGCAGTCATGGGGATTTGGATGGTGTCATTCATCctctccaccctgccctccATTGGCTGGCACAACAACGGCGAGCGCTACTATGCCCGTGGCTGCCAGTTCATTGTCAGCAAAATAGGCCTTGGCTTCGGTGTCTGCTTTAGCCTCCTGCTACTTGGAGGAATCGTCATGGGCTTGGTGTGCGTGGGTATCACCTTCTACCAAACCCTTTGGGCACACAGAAGACGCCGGCGGTGCCACCATCAGAGAGCGGAAGAAGCATCATCCTGCTCTTCATCAGCACACACAACTTTCAATGTGCCAGCCATTGTGGTGGAGGATGTACGAGGCAAAAGGAGGTCTTCACTGGATGGCTCCGAGTCTGCCAAGACTTCCTTGCAGATGACCAACCTCATAAGCGCCATTGTCTTCCTGTATGACACACTCACTGGGGTGCCTATCTTG GTCGTGAGTTTTTTCAGCCTGCGCTATGATACGGCCCCCACCTGGATggttctggctgtgctctggtgTTCCATGGTGCAGACCTTGCTGCTCCCCTCTTTCATCTGGTCCTGCGAGCGCTACCGAGCAGATCTCCGCACTGTGTGGGAGCAGTGTGTAGCTATCATGTCTGAGGAAGACACAGAGGATG ATGGTGTGTGTGATGATTATGGTGATGGCAGGATCTGCAAAGTGAGATTCGATGCGAACggcactgcagctgcaaagCGGGACTCCCGGGACATCAAGCTGCTGCCCATGCACCACATGTTGTTGCCCCAGGACAAGGTGCACTACCTGCAG GTCCCTATCTCACGGAGAATGTCACATGATGAAACTAACATCTTCTCCGCCCACCGCTCTGCTCCATCCTTCCTACACAAGTGGTCTTCATCTGACGACATCCGCATTTCCACCCCCCGCAAGCCTGGGGGCCCTGGTTTCTTGCCTCCCCAGCTGCATGACTACCAGCACCGCCGGCGGCCCCCAGAAGATGAGCTGACGACCCTACGGCAATTTTTGGAGGGGGGGCTGTTGCCCCGGGGCTCTAGCTCCAGCGCCTGCTTCTTCCGAGATGAGATCACCACGTTCATCGACGAGACACCACAAcccaccccagcctgcagcccacGGCACTCCCGTCTCCTGCTCGCATCACGCCGCGACCGCCGCCTCTCCcttggcagcagggaggaggagaattCCGACCGGCCACGGCGCTGCTCTGTTCTTGGCAATGAAGTCTGGCATCTGCAGGACGGAGAGCAGGCGCCGTGTGAAAGGACCCTAGAGGCCTGCGAGCCACAGACCTTCCAGGACCCCAAACTATGA